In Bradyrhizobium symbiodeficiens, the genomic stretch ATCCCCCAGTTCTGCGGCCCGGTCGACCAAAGCTGAACCGCCAGGAAGACGATATTGGTGCCGAGCCAGATCGACATCACGATCGGAAAGGTGCTTGCCATGACGGCTCTGCCTCTCGCAATTCTTTCACAAACAATGCGGAGCGCGGGCGAGAGTTCCACCTTCAGTGAGCGGGCAGGCGATCGCCCCCGCCCAAATTCCTGGCATCGAGGAGCCATGCCGGCTCGTTCAGGCGCGACGCCGCGCGCCTGATGGTTTCATAAATCCGTTTGCAGGGATCGACGTTCAACGTCGATTGTAGGACCAGCCCTTGTCGACATTGGTCGGGTAGTGAGCCGCGAAGTAAGGATTCTTGAGGCAATTTCGCGCGGGGTCGAAGATCCAGTCCGCGCATTCCCGGTAATTCAGGAATCGGCAGTCGAAACCAAAAGCGCACCACGGTGCGCCGTTCGGAAATCCAAACCGCACAGGGACTTGCGCCGACGCCACCGAGGGCAGAGCCATGGAAGGCAGAGCCAGAAGGAAAGCTACGGCGAGTGCGCGGGACAACATGGTGCATTTCTCCAACAACCATCGAGCGGAGACCGAAGCCGGTCCGGCGACCGTTCTCCGTCGAAAAGGGACGACGTTCGGTCTTCATCGCTGGATAGTCTAACATCCGGACGCGGAGAGATCGAGAGCGCTGAAGGCTGCCGGACTGCGTTTGGCGTCCTCCAGTCATCGATTGACGAGGAAGGCGCGCTCGTCCATGAAAAGTCGCGCGCAGCCGGCGACGGACGCTAGCTCTTCTTGGATGCCTTGGATTTCAGCGACAGGCCAAGGCGCAAGGCCATGCGCTTGACCGCATCGGGCGAGCGCCCGAGAGCTTTCGCTGCCTCTTCCAGCGAAGCCGAAGACTTGGCCAGCTCCATCAGCCGGCGGTCTTCCTTGAACGACCAGGGCCTGCGCGCCATAACCGGAATCATCCTCTCGTCGACACGACGGCAAAGCCGCCAAGCGGACCCACGTTTCGCTCGACGGCTTTGCTTGGGTGGGGCCGGGCCTGGGGGAGCCCGGTGAGGAGATGGATATGCGATCTCTCGACGTTCGCAACAAACAACGCGGATTAAGCTAACTGCTCAACCTTACCGCGATAAAATCGATGCGAGGCGCTCCGTAGTACCACGGGGATTCGCTAGCCCAGTCCGATGCGTGCGCTCCCATGGCCGCGACCGAGCATGTTCGATGCCACGTCCGGTCGTCGCAGAACCGGCGCGCGGCCGCGCAATCCAGGCGTGCGACAGCGGCTTCTCCGCGATGGACCATGCGCGTCCGGTCGCATCGAGTTTTGACCACGCATATTGCTCGGAGTGTTGACGGAATATCCGAACATCCCGGCCGGGAGCCGTCTGCGGTGGCCTCGTTCGGTATCTCCGGCTGTCTGTCGCCGCAAGAGATGTTGTCGCCGAGCAGCGACTGCTGATGCGGGGCGCGGCGCGAATTCGGAGATCAACTTGAGTTGAATCGCGGCGCGGCTTGATCGCAGAGACTTCGACCGGGAATGGGATCCAATGCAATGCGTGCGTGCACCGTCTATTCCGACGAGCAGCGTTGCGCGTCTCTGAGACAACGCGTCACGAGATCGTCGAATTTGTTCGGCTATGGTTGCGCATACGGCCACGAACAAATCAGAAGACCGAGATGCTTCACAAGGCGCGAGCGGCACTTCCTTTCACGAAGATCAGAGAGCGGGCAGTCGAGGGCGCCTTTTTCAGCATTGCGCTAATCGCGATGGCGGGCTGGATGTATTTCATCACGGTGTTGCTAGTGAGATTGTTCCTCTGGTTCTTCGGTTGAAGCGCGTGCCGGCTCATTCGCGGGCATGGTGCTGCCCAAAAAATCCTTGGCATGACGAGAAAATCAGCGGCGTTCATCATGATCTCGACACAACTCGAAGATGAAACTTTCTCGGCATGAGTCAAGGCGCTCGGTCAGTGGAGCGAACTCCGAATGATGCTGGTTGCGATCCTGATTTCGCTCTTCGCCTCTGCGTGCATGTTTATGATTTGCAACCGGAGTGTTGGCGTTCCGTTGCGGCGAGAATGACGGTAAAGGGGCGCGGATCATGACGAGGCTGCAGGTAGACACCATGACGAGCCCGACGAACAACGCGCCGCGACGGTATTTCGTCGATGGGGGAGGCCGCCGCGTCCTGATCGGCCTCACGCCCGAGGAGACGTTCGAATTCGAGCGCCTCGATAGTGAGGTGTCCGACCAGGGGCAGGCTGCCACCCACAGCCGCGATGTGTGGCCGAATGCCGCCGAGCGGCGTCGGCAGGAGCTTTATGAGAAGCACGAGGGCGCCTGGAAGTCCTGGATGGCGCAAAGCCGCACCGGGCGGCGCGAAAAAATTCAACCTTTATTAACCATCCCGGGCCCATTTTCCGGTCTGGCGCCTCGAACCGGAAAACGCACGCATGTTTCAGCTCTTCCTGCGGGCCCGCACCCATAATTTCCTGAAGGACCGATTCGGGGGAGAACAGACGTTCCGCGCCCGCTCGCCCGAGCGCGACGCTGAAACCGATCGCACGCGCATGGAAGCCATCATGATCGCGATCGACGACGCCCTGCATGCGGCTGAGCGCGAGCAGTCGGGCTTGAACCGCCGGGTCGAGGACGTGCTGGCGCGTGCGGCCGTGACTTTCGGCAACGGCGACGACGAATATCTGGAGCGCGAGGCGCTCGATAATCACCACCAGGATCTGTTCGACAAGGAAATCCTGAACGGCCAGCGCCGGCTCAAGGAGCTCGGCGCCTCGATCGCGCATTTCAAGTTCCTGAAGGCGGCGATGCTGAGTCGCTTCCCGGAATTCCGGCCTCCGGCAAGCTCCGCCAACTAAGAGGTCGGAGCGGCGCGCGACCGCAGCGGCTAGCTAGATCGCCAGCATGCTGTTGCCCTGAATGGACAGCAGCGTCAGGTTTCCCGTGGCATAGGCCCCGGTGTCGATGTTGGCGCGATTTTCCAGCAACTCGGCCTGCCGAACCGGTGTATGGCCGTGCACAACGTATTTGCCAAAGCGCCGCTTGCTCTGGAGAAACTCCTCCCTGATCCACAACAGGTCCTGCTCGCGCTGTTCGGAGAGCGGAATTCCCGGACGCACCCCCGCATGGACGAAGAAGAAGTCCCCGCATGTGAAGGTCGGTCGCAACTGGCGCAGGAACGCGATGTGCTCTGGAGGCATCGCGGATGAGAGCTCGCGGATTAGTTCCGACAACTCCTCCTTGCCGAGACCGGGCGCGGCTGACACGCCGTACGACATCAGGGTCTGGAGCCCACCGAACTGAAACCATTCGGTGGCACGGGAGGGATCTTCCAGCACCGAGGTCAAATAAGCCTCGTGATTGCCCTTGAGAAAGACCGTATTGCATCGGCGGCTACGATCGATCAGGAGATCCAGGGTTCGACGCGAATCAGGTCCGCGATCGATGTAGTCGCCGAGAAAGACCTCGACCGCACGATAGGGCCGGCTGTTCGCCATGTCGGCATCGATGACAGCGAACATCTGCTCGAGCAGATGCGCACAGCCGTGGATGTCGCTCATCGCGTAGATGCGCACGCCGTTCGGTAGCTTCGGCCGGGGCGAATTTGGGGGCGCGATCGTTGGCATGGGGTCCAACTCTTTCAGAGAACTTCGCCCGTGATGTCAATATGCTATCGGCGAAATCGAGGCGGCATGAGTCGCTTTTTTCCACACCCCGGCTGGCAAACGCTCATCTGCACGACCGGCCGGTCTCGGCCGGCTCGCGAATCACCGGTTTCTACGCGTGCCGTCCGGTTAACCGAAGCTTTCGCCGTCGAATGATGGCGCGTCCTTGCCGCGATAAGCCGATGCGCGCGCACTGACCAGAACCGCGCCGCAGAAATAGCCGAGTTGAAGCACCGACGCAAAGACGATGAGCGTGACAACGATGTGAGCTGGCATCTGCCCTTGCCATGCAGAGCCAACGCCGAGGATCGCGGCGCCGAGAACGATGACAGGCGGCAGGATGAAGATCCGGAATCGCCCTCCCAGCAAAGATCCGATCAGCAGACTGAAAATGGCAACCGTACTCACGACACAACTCCTTGAATTGGTCACGAGTGTTAACGGCGGCGGCCTAATACCGGCTTAAGCAGTATGGTTGAACAGTCGTTCAAATGCGCGCGAAAATGTTGTGCGAAAACGACGCTACTTTGGGGCGAAACGCGGTGTGGTGCCCGCATAGTTGTCACATGTGTGACAGTTGTTTGCGCATTCACTTGCTGCGAAGCTGCGTTGCATGAAAATCGATTTGATTTTTTCGCTGCACTGCCGCAATGTCGCTTTGTTTAGTTAAGATATACTTCGGCGCACGTCGCGAAATTAGATCGATTTGTTCGCAGTTCAGATTGCGAAGGTGTGACGAGGCAGCGAGGTTCGGATGGCTGTAGCAACTTACGGTTCGGAAAATTACTATTCGACAATATCGAACCGGCGCGGTGCCCTTCAACGGCCTCTCCAGATCGCCTTGATCGCCGGAGACTTCGTTGCGGTTCTGCTCAGCTATTTCGCGGCGAGCGGTCTGTATCGCTTGCTCGTGACCGAGCAGGATTCCTCCGTCGGAGCAGGCCTCGTCGTAGGCGCAGTTTTCGTGACGATCGCGTATTTCCAGGGCGTTTACGATCACCATCGCCTGCTGAGCACGGTCTGGCAGCTGCGCAAGGTGCTGGCGGTCTGGCTGATCTCGCTGACGATCCTCGCGGTCGAGGCTTTTCTGCTCAAATCATCGGCGGATCTGTCGCGCGGAACCACGCTGCTTTTTGCCGCGACCGGTGGCGTCGCGCTGGGCGGGCTGCGCGTGGTGTGGCGCATGGCCCTGACTTCGAGCTATGCGAAGGGCCGGCTGGTCGACCGCAAGGTCGTTCTGCTCAGCCTCAAGCCGCTAGATTTCACCTCCACTCGCTTCAAGGACTTGCGCAAGCACGGCTTCAACGTCGTCCGGCATTTCGTGCTCGAACCGTCCGAAGGGGGCGCCAATTGGGATCGCGAGATCCGCGACATCGCCCGCCAGGCGCGGGCAGCTAACGTGGAAGAATACCTTCTGGTGATCGACTGGGACGAAATGCCCCTTCTCCAGAAGTTGAGCCAGCAACTGCGCGTGGTTCCTCAGCCGATTCGGCTGTTGCCGGACTTCCCGATTGCCGATCTGGTCTCGCGTCCGTTCCAGCCTGTCAGCGGCACGGTTGCGATCGAGATCCAGCGCGCACCGTTGAATGTATTCGAGCGGGCGCAGAAGCGTTGCCTCGACATTGGTCTGGCTTCGTTCTCGCTCCTGTTGCTGGCGCCGCTGCTGCTGACGGCCGCGATCATGATCAAGCTCGATTCCATGGGCAAGGTGATTTTCAAGCAGTCCCGGCGCGGCTTCAACGGCAAGCAGTTCGAGATCTGGAAATTCCGCTCCATGACGGTGGCGGAGAATGGTCACACCGTCACGCAGGCAACGAAGAGCGACGCGCGGGTCACGCGCGTCGGCCGCGTGCTGCGGCGGACCAGCATCGACGAGCTGCCACAGCTCTGGAATGTGCTTCGCGGCGAGATGTCGTTGGTCGGGCCGCGCCCGCATGCGCTGGCGCATGACAACTATTACGACCAGCTCATCAGCAATTACGTGTACCGTCATCACATGAAGCCGGGCCTGACCGGCTGGGCCCAGGTCAACGGCCTCCGCGGCGAAACGCCGACCATCGACCTGATGGAAAAGCGGGTCGAATATGATGTCTGGTACGTCAGCAACTGGAGCATCTGGCTCGATATAAGGATCATCCTGAAGACCGCGCTGGCGCTGATCCATCAGGAAGCCTACTGAGCTCCGCCTCAATTGCCCCCCCCGTGCGTTGCTGTTCCACTGACAAGGGCGCGCTGAATTTGTCTCTTTGCGGGGCTGAGATCCCGCTAATCCCTCAAATATGCGGGGCGTTCGTCCGACGGGTAGCAGCGATGGCGGAGCTGCAGGCCCTTGCCCGTGACGTACCGCCGAAATAGCTCTCGGTCGGTTTCCGGCGCGCTACACGTACGGTCGAGAAGATCGGCACGCGCGCTTGTCGCAGCGGCCTGATAAAGGGCGGCCGCGCTCGGGAACAGGCGCGCTGCAAAGATATCCGTGAAGTCCTGAACCGCATTTTTCTTCAGCTCCGGCGACAGCGCGCCGTAGACGCGAAGAGCCATCGGTGCACGGATGAGCTGGAGCCAGGCTTCGTGAGGTGCGAACCCGTAGGAGAGACCCAGAAGAGCCGCCGTTCGCGGCCCAAAGCCTTCCCGACGTATTGCCGACCAGTAGCTGCCAAGCCAGCCAAGCCCTTCAGAGGGCGCGCAGAGCAGCAACGCACGGCTAGAGGAAGCAAGGGCTTCAGTATCGGCGTCAGCCTGCTTCAGGTCGTCGCTGCGCGCAGACTCATCGGCGATGGCAAGTTGCAGCAACAGAAGCTCCCGCAACGTCTTGACCCCGCACTGCCGCCTGGCAGCAGACAGGTTCTCCGCCACGATCTGCCTTAGCTGGTCCGTGTCGTACTGCTCACCGCGCGAAATCCGACCGGCCACCTGTGGGATCGCCGGAGACGTCAAATTGGGCGCAGCGTATGCGACCCACACCAATGCACAGACCGCAAGAGTGACGTTTGAACCGAGCAGGACCCGGCGGTAAGTTCGACCCGAATGCCGGCGCGCAACCGGCGCGCTAGGCTCCTTCGACATAATAGCTGCCGTAGTGCGAGCCCTTATACGCCTCGATCCGCTTCAGCATCTTCGGATTGGCGCGGTTGAGCACGGCACCCAGCACCTTCTTCTGGATGCCTTCGGAGCTTGCCATGGACTCCTGCAGCGCGTTGCGACTGGTGCGCCCCCACTCGATCACGTAGACCATCGCATCGACGAGGTGGCTGACGGCCTTGGCGTCCGACACCGGCATCACCGGCGCCAGGTCGATGATGATGTATTCGTATTCTTCGCGCACCACTGCAAGCAGGTCCGCCATCGACTTTGAGGCGATCACGTCCGCCGAGTTCACCATTCGCGATGCAACGAAGGAGGGGAGGAAGTCCAGCCCGCTCTCCTTGCTGCGCTGGATATGGTATCCGAACGAATGAGGATCCTTCAGCGCCTCGACCAAGCCAGACTTGGCGTGAGGCGCGAGCTCGCGCGTGAGCGACCGGGTGTGGAGGTCGCCGTCGATGAGCAGCGTCCGATGCCCGGTCAGCGCGGTCAGGTGACCGAAATTGGCCGAGACAGTCGTCTTGCCTTCCTTCGGCAGGGACGACAGGATTCCTATCACCTTGACGTCGCGCTGCAGTCGCGCCACGTCGATCGAAACCTTGATATTTCGCAGCGTCTCGGCAAATCGCGAGAACGGGTGGTCGACGACATAGTTGGAGATCGCTGCATCCACTGTCGAGCCGTCCGCCGCCTTAATAAGCTGGCCTGTGGCACGAATATCCGGAAGCACGCCAAGGCACTTCACGCCGAGCAGGTCTTCGACGTCGTTCGGCGACCTCAGCACGTCGCTCAGCAATTCCCTGGCGAACGCGGCGCCGAAGCCGAAGCACAATCCGCCGAACAGGCCACCGATCAGGGCCAGAACGGTCTTCGGCGAGCTCTTCTTGTCGGGCTTGACCGCGGTACCGATGATGCGCGCTTCGCTGATCGGGAAGCTCTGGTTTTGCGTCGCGTTCTGCAGCTTCTCGAGGAAGCTGTTGTAGAGATTGCGATAGGTGTCGGCCGCGCTCTCGAGGTCGCGCAGCTTGACCTGGGCCTGGCTGGTGCTGCCGGCCTGAGAGACGAGACTGTTGAGATTGTCTTCGAGCGATTTTTCGCGGCTCTTGGCGATCTCGTATTCGCTGCGATACGCGTCAGCGATGCGTCGCACCTCGTCGGCCATCGCCTTGCGCAACTCGTCCATGCGATTCGCCAGATTAATCGCCGCCTGGTGAGTCTTGCCGTAGCGGGTCGACCAATCGGCATATTGGGCCGCGAGGTCGAGATATTGCGCCCGCAGACGGGTGATCACGGTGTTGTTGAGGGCGTCGGTCACGGTCGGTTGGACCAGATCCTTGTCGAGCACTCCATTGATGCGGTCCAGGCGAGCCTTGGCTTCCGCGGTCGATGCGCGGGCCTGCACGAGCTGCGTGTTGACGTCGGTCAGCTGCTGCTCACTCATCAAGCCGCGGCTGGTGCCGACGATGTTGTTCTGGGCCTTGAAGGTCTGCACCGCGCGGTCGCTTGCGGTCGCCTGTTCGCGCAGCTCGGCGCTGCGTTGCTGGAGCCATTCGCCGGCGCGCTTGGTCGATTGGTACTTTGCCTCGAGCGCCCCGACGATATAGGCGTCCGCGACCGCATTGGCGACCAGAGCGGCCTTGTCGGGATTGGAGGAGCGGAACGACACCGAGAGCACGTAGGTGGTCAGAACCCGTTCCACCTTGAGGTTCTTCTGGATGGTCTCGACCGCCGCGCGCTCGATTCGTTCCTTCGACGGAGGGCCGTCGGATCCGGACAGCGACGACATGAGCTTCCCGATGACCAGTGCGACCGCTCCCGGATTGGAGCCGTTGTACTCGGGGTCCTCGATGAGCTTCAGGCGGCGAACGATCGAAAGAAGCAGATCGTCGGATTGAAGGATCTCGACCTGGCTGTCGACAAACCCGGTGTCGATCAGGGCATTCGACATGCCGCTGTCCTTGCTGTCCAATACCTGGGTTTGGCGGGTGTCCATGAGGATGCGAGCGTTAGCCGTGAACATCGGCGTCGCCACCAGCAGGTAGATGACGACGAGTGCCAGCGCGGCGCCGACGATCGAGGCGATCAACGGCCACTGGCGGCGTAGGATGTCGATGACGCGGTCGACGCTGAGAGTCGTGCCGCCGAGCTCGATCGCGTATTTGGCGCGAGGCTGGAATTGATCGCGAGGCTGAAACATCTGCTTGGACGCTCGAATGGCTATTCGGGAAGCGGCATGCTTGCGAAGGGGTCGGCAAGTTCGGTCTTGTATTCGCCAGACATCATGCTGGCCCCGGGCTTGGGCATGTTGGCTGTCGTTGGCGGCGGAAGCGGTACGTC encodes the following:
- a CDS encoding metallophosphoesterase family protein → MPTIAPPNSPRPKLPNGVRIYAMSDIHGCAHLLEQMFAVIDADMANSRPYRAVEVFLGDYIDRGPDSRRTLDLLIDRSRRCNTVFLKGNHEAYLTSVLEDPSRATEWFQFGGLQTLMSYGVSAAPGLGKEELSELIRELSSAMPPEHIAFLRQLRPTFTCGDFFFVHAGVRPGIPLSEQREQDLLWIREEFLQSKRRFGKYVVHGHTPVRQAELLENRANIDTGAYATGNLTLLSIQGNSMLAI
- a CDS encoding undecaprenyl-phosphate glucose phosphotransferase; amino-acid sequence: MAVATYGSENYYSTISNRRGALQRPLQIALIAGDFVAVLLSYFAASGLYRLLVTEQDSSVGAGLVVGAVFVTIAYFQGVYDHHRLLSTVWQLRKVLAVWLISLTILAVEAFLLKSSADLSRGTTLLFAATGGVALGGLRVVWRMALTSSYAKGRLVDRKVVLLSLKPLDFTSTRFKDLRKHGFNVVRHFVLEPSEGGANWDREIRDIARQARAANVEEYLLVIDWDEMPLLQKLSQQLRVVPQPIRLLPDFPIADLVSRPFQPVSGTVAIEIQRAPLNVFERAQKRCLDIGLASFSLLLLAPLLLTAAIMIKLDSMGKVIFKQSRRGFNGKQFEIWKFRSMTVAENGHTVTQATKSDARVTRVGRVLRRTSIDELPQLWNVLRGEMSLVGPRPHALAHDNYYDQLISNYVYRHHMKPGLTGWAQVNGLRGETPTIDLMEKRVEYDVWYVSNWSIWLDIRIILKTALALIHQEAY
- a CDS encoding GNVR domain-containing protein, producing the protein MFQPRDQFQPRAKYAIELGGTTLSVDRVIDILRRQWPLIASIVGAALALVVIYLLVATPMFTANARILMDTRQTQVLDSKDSGMSNALIDTGFVDSQVEILQSDDLLLSIVRRLKLIEDPEYNGSNPGAVALVIGKLMSSLSGSDGPPSKERIERAAVETIQKNLKVERVLTTYVLSVSFRSSNPDKAALVANAVADAYIVGALEAKYQSTKRAGEWLQQRSAELREQATASDRAVQTFKAQNNIVGTSRGLMSEQQLTDVNTQLVQARASTAEAKARLDRINGVLDKDLVQPTVTDALNNTVITRLRAQYLDLAAQYADWSTRYGKTHQAAINLANRMDELRKAMADEVRRIADAYRSEYEIAKSREKSLEDNLNSLVSQAGSTSQAQVKLRDLESAADTYRNLYNSFLEKLQNATQNQSFPISEARIIGTAVKPDKKSSPKTVLALIGGLFGGLCFGFGAAFARELLSDVLRSPNDVEDLLGVKCLGVLPDIRATGQLIKAADGSTVDAAISNYVVDHPFSRFAETLRNIKVSIDVARLQRDVKVIGILSSLPKEGKTTVSANFGHLTALTGHRTLLIDGDLHTRSLTRELAPHAKSGLVEALKDPHSFGYHIQRSKESGLDFLPSFVASRMVNSADVIASKSMADLLAVVREEYEYIIIDLAPVMPVSDAKAVSHLVDAMVYVIEWGRTSRNALQESMASSEGIQKKVLGAVLNRANPKMLKRIEAYKGSHYGSYYVEGA